One stretch of Anaerobacillus sp. CMMVII DNA includes these proteins:
- a CDS encoding 1-acyl-sn-glycerol-3-phosphate acyltransferase, with product MIYHFIRFVVGLAVRVRFRLSIKGKENIPTGGVIIAMNHQDNWDSLLVGTNTPGKLYIMAKESLFKNKLLAWVISEMGAFPINREKADIKSLKHSLKLLREGKIFSLFIEGSRSKTGEMQEPKKGVGFIVAKSGAPVVPTYIYGTTNKKWFGEAGVIFGKPLSFGEETDYEKISNRIAEEITKLRVEHINK from the coding sequence ATGATTTATCATTTCATACGTTTTGTTGTTGGGTTGGCGGTACGTGTTCGGTTTCGCCTTTCAATAAAGGGGAAGGAAAACATTCCGACAGGTGGCGTGATTATCGCGATGAACCATCAGGATAACTGGGATTCGTTATTAGTCGGAACAAATACACCTGGGAAACTCTATATTATGGCTAAGGAAAGTTTATTTAAAAATAAATTATTAGCGTGGGTCATTTCGGAAATGGGTGCCTTTCCGATTAATCGAGAAAAAGCTGATATAAAATCGCTGAAGCACTCACTGAAATTATTAAGAGAAGGGAAGATCTTTTCCTTATTTATTGAGGGATCACGTAGTAAGACTGGAGAAATGCAAGAACCCAAAAAAGGAGTCGGCTTTATCGTAGCGAAAAGTGGGGCGCCTGTCGTTCCTACTTATATTTACGGGACGACAAATAAAAAATGGTTCGGTGAAGCAGGAGTGATATTCGGAAAACCGCTTTCCTTTGGAGAAGAAACTGACTATGAGAAAATCTCAAATCGGATTGCGGAAGAGATAACAAAGCTTCGAGTTGAACACATCAATAAATAA
- the rsgA gene encoding ribosome small subunit-dependent GTPase A codes for MNLHELGWNEELEKEFKQYEKEGLTVGRIALEHKKMYRIFAEAGELLGEVSGKFRFHVSGREEFPSVGDWVAIAARPEEGRATIHAVLPRFSKFSRKIAGKTTEEQIVATNVNTVFLVTALNNDFNLRRIERYLIMAWESGATPVIVLSKADLCHDIEAKLAEVESVAFGVPTYVISTKEDFGLEPLHNYLQVGQTVALLGSSGAGKSTLTNYLLGQDKQLVQEIRADDDKGKHTTTYRELVLIPNGGLIIDTPGMRELQLWEAEDASEHVFNDIHELEEQCRFRDCTHVSEPGCAVKNAIAEGSLAQARFDSFLKLQKELAYIERKGDIRAQLAEKAKWKKISNFNRK; via the coding sequence TTGAATTTACATGAATTAGGTTGGAATGAAGAATTAGAAAAAGAGTTTAAACAATATGAAAAAGAAGGCTTAACCGTAGGTCGAATAGCCTTAGAACATAAAAAAATGTACCGGATCTTTGCTGAAGCGGGAGAACTACTAGGTGAAGTATCAGGGAAATTCCGGTTTCATGTAAGTGGAAGGGAAGAGTTCCCTTCTGTAGGGGATTGGGTTGCTATTGCAGCCAGACCAGAAGAGGGCAGAGCAACAATCCATGCTGTTTTACCTAGGTTTAGTAAATTTTCAAGAAAAATAGCTGGGAAAACAACTGAAGAACAAATCGTCGCGACGAACGTTAATACGGTCTTTTTAGTAACTGCCTTAAATAATGATTTTAATCTTCGAAGAATTGAAAGATATTTGATTATGGCATGGGAAAGTGGTGCAACACCAGTAATTGTCTTATCAAAGGCTGACCTCTGTCATGATATTGAAGCAAAGCTTGCGGAAGTTGAATCTGTTGCTTTCGGTGTTCCAACGTATGTCATTAGTACAAAAGAAGATTTTGGGCTAGAACCACTTCATAATTATTTACAGGTAGGTCAAACCGTTGCTTTGCTAGGTTCTTCGGGTGCTGGCAAGTCAACCTTAACCAATTATTTACTTGGTCAGGACAAACAATTAGTTCAAGAAATTCGGGCAGATGATGATAAAGGAAAGCATACTACCACCTATCGAGAATTAGTCTTAATCCCAAACGGGGGACTGATTATTGATACTCCAGGGATGAGGGAACTGCAGCTATGGGAAGCGGAGGATGCCTCTGAACATGTCTTCAATGATATCCATGAGCTTGAGGAACAGTGTCGTTTTCGAGATTGCACACATGTCTCTGAACCTGGTTGTGCAGTGAAAAATGCAATTGCTGAAGGTTCTTTAGCACAAGCTAGGTTTGATAGTTTTCTGAAATTACAAAAAGAGCTTGCTTATATTGAACGAAAAGGCGATATTCGAGCGCAACTAGCTGAAAAAGCAAAGTGGAAGAAGATATCGAATTTCAATCGTAAGTAA
- a CDS encoding carbon-nitrogen family hydrolase — MFVNVTCLQIDIDFGNPVKNQQRVKEEITKAISHSPDVIVLPELWSTGYDLPRLDEIADDNGTYTKHFLSQLAKTHHVNIVGGSVAKKSATGVTNTMYIFDRQGNCVGEYSKVHLFKLMDEHLYLQAGNKMGHFELEGVPSSGVVCYDIRFPEWIRAHTTKGAEIVFVVAEWPLARVEHWRTLLLSRAIENQCYVVACNRTGHDPNNEFAGNSMIIDPWGNVVAEAGKEPMQLTANLDLEKVTQVRSQIPIFADRRTDLY; from the coding sequence ATTTTCGTGAACGTGACTTGTCTTCAAATTGACATTGATTTTGGTAATCCAGTTAAAAATCAACAACGGGTTAAGGAAGAAATAACAAAAGCAATAAGCCATTCTCCTGATGTCATTGTGCTTCCGGAGCTCTGGTCAACTGGTTATGATTTACCACGGTTAGATGAAATTGCCGATGACAATGGTACTTACACAAAGCATTTTTTGTCGCAGCTCGCTAAAACTCATCATGTAAACATTGTCGGTGGGTCTGTCGCAAAAAAATCGGCAACCGGAGTTACCAACACTATGTATATCTTTGATCGCCAAGGTAACTGTGTTGGTGAGTATAGCAAAGTGCATTTATTCAAATTAATGGATGAACACCTTTATTTACAAGCCGGAAATAAGATGGGGCATTTCGAACTTGAGGGCGTTCCTAGTTCTGGAGTTGTTTGCTACGACATTCGCTTCCCTGAATGGATTCGTGCTCACACAACAAAAGGCGCAGAAATCGTCTTTGTTGTTGCTGAGTGGCCACTAGCTCGGGTTGAGCACTGGCGTACTCTTCTTCTAAGTAGAGCAATCGAAAATCAATGCTACGTCGTTGCTTGTAACCGAACCGGCCACGATCCTAACAATGAATTTGCAGGGAATTCGATGATCATTGACCCATGGGGAAATGTGGTAGCTGAAGCAGGTAAAGAACCTATGCAATTAACAGCAAATCTTGATTTAGAGAAAGTCACTCAAGTTCGTAGCCAAATCCCCATTTTTGCAGATCGGCGCACCGATTTGTATTAA
- a CDS encoding RNA polymerase sigma factor produces MPTDEELIEEIKNGSQAAMEVLVKKHYKNIFAYIYRKLGDYHLAYDMTQEVFIKMMRYIYDYKGEGKFPHWLLKIAVNHCRDYFRSSAYKQKGGENELLQHLKDEKQNVWDLLSKKIESEKVKLAVQQLPEYQKEAIVLKFFQNLKIKEIAEITDSKEATVKSRLKQGLEKLKKILKGGTEDGQIRQQK; encoded by the coding sequence ATGCCAACAGATGAAGAATTAATTGAAGAGATTAAAAACGGAAGTCAAGCGGCAATGGAAGTGTTGGTCAAAAAACACTATAAGAATATATTTGCTTATATATATCGAAAGCTAGGAGATTATCATCTAGCCTATGATATGACTCAGGAAGTTTTTATTAAAATGATGAGATACATATACGACTATAAGGGAGAAGGGAAATTTCCTCATTGGCTTTTAAAGATTGCAGTTAATCATTGTCGTGATTATTTTCGGAGTAGTGCCTACAAACAAAAAGGTGGAGAAAATGAACTGCTGCAACACCTAAAAGATGAAAAACAAAATGTTTGGGATTTACTTAGTAAAAAAATAGAAAGTGAAAAGGTCAAATTGGCTGTACAGCAATTACCAGAGTATCAAAAAGAAGCGATTGTACTGAAGTTTTTTCAAAATTTAAAGATCAAAGAAATTGCCGAAATTACGGATAGCAAGGAAGCGACCGTGAAGTCTCGCTTAAAGCAAGGGTTAGAAAAACTGAAGAAAATCTTGAAGGGGGGGACCGAGGATGGACAAATTCGACAACAAAAATAA
- a CDS encoding ABC transporter ATP-binding protein has protein sequence MKLVIENVSKKFKDKWAVQHFSAELSEGVYALLGPNGSGKTTLMRMLADILKPTSGRILLNGRDISFMGDDYRDVLGYLPQEFGLYKNFTAVRFLLYFACLKGLNKTDSIKKVAEVLELVNLKNDQKRKIGTFSGGMKRRLGIAQALLNDPKVLIVDEPTAGLDPQERVRFRNLISEIAGDRIVILSTHIVSDIEYIAKEILLMRQGELLKRSTAPALLEQVHGKVWKAKVTQEKLATIQREFKVGNIQRNETGIEIRIVHDLKPLENAEEVAPTLEDVYLYFFDMEVTASV, from the coding sequence TTGAAGTTAGTTATTGAAAATGTATCGAAGAAATTTAAAGATAAGTGGGCTGTTCAGCATTTTTCAGCGGAATTATCGGAGGGGGTTTATGCCCTTCTCGGACCTAATGGTTCAGGCAAGACTACATTAATGCGAATGTTGGCAGATATCTTAAAGCCCACGTCTGGTCGAATTCTCTTAAACGGCAGAGATATCTCATTTATGGGTGATGATTACCGTGATGTTTTGGGCTATTTACCGCAAGAATTTGGTTTGTATAAAAACTTTACAGCTGTACGCTTTTTATTATATTTTGCTTGTTTAAAGGGGTTAAATAAAACGGACTCCATAAAAAAAGTAGCGGAAGTACTAGAATTAGTAAACTTAAAAAATGACCAAAAAAGAAAGATAGGTACTTTTTCTGGAGGAATGAAAAGGAGATTAGGAATCGCACAAGCGCTGCTGAATGATCCTAAAGTTCTTATTGTTGATGAACCCACAGCAGGGTTGGATCCACAAGAAAGAGTTCGTTTTAGAAATCTAATTTCTGAGATTGCAGGAGATCGCATAGTCATTCTTTCAACTCATATTGTTTCAGATATCGAGTACATTGCCAAAGAAATCCTTTTAATGCGCCAAGGTGAATTATTAAAACGAAGTACTGCTCCAGCACTGCTAGAGCAAGTACATGGAAAGGTATGGAAGGCTAAAGTTACTCAAGAGAAATTAGCTACCATTCAAAGAGAATTCAAGGTAGGGAATATCCAGCGTAATGAGACAGGGATTGAAATTCGGATTGTGCATGATCTAAAGCCACTGGAAAATGCAGAGGAAGTGGCTCCAACGTTGGAAGATGTCTATTTATACTTTTTTGATATGGAGGTTACAGCGAGTGTATAA
- a CDS encoding ABC transporter permease subunit: MYKHECYKIFTRKSIYVVFFLVILTMVYADILLPGDMTMKEEVYLELSETWGGPVTEEKIMLVREQMRVSDGGGRTLTFEDRAAGEVHYTVAVAGIHAEALHERKEALQGKLATLQEASYEYKEASKELTMLNQLGEPHGFYLIRAWRGMFDFIEPAVGSVFLATLIILGLTPVFADEYSKRTAHLILATKHGKRKIVTTKVMAALTYLFVVFSLLHIVNLLLQVIKFGGIQGGQGPMQNLPGGMLFNQNYGLSPYALEVWQFYAVTLTFQIFAGVALGLLVLLLSILTKNSMMTFFISGAVLAIPMMIKQVGFEQGILKYITYFNYLEIMMVVDLFEQFKAYQVLGYPILYPHMSLAIFSVITIIVVVFIYHRFRHQQVNF, translated from the coding sequence GTGTATAAACATGAATGCTATAAAATTTTTACAAGAAAGAGTATTTATGTTGTCTTTTTCCTTGTCATTCTCACCATGGTATATGCCGATATTCTACTCCCAGGTGATATGACCATGAAAGAGGAAGTCTATCTAGAACTTTCCGAGACGTGGGGGGGACCGGTGACAGAGGAAAAAATAATGTTGGTGCGCGAACAAATGCGAGTATCTGATGGTGGCGGGCGAACCCTTACTTTTGAGGATCGAGCCGCTGGTGAAGTACACTATACGGTTGCTGTAGCGGGTATACATGCTGAGGCCTTACATGAACGGAAAGAAGCTCTTCAAGGAAAACTAGCTACCTTACAAGAGGCATCGTATGAATACAAAGAAGCCTCAAAGGAATTAACGATGCTAAATCAACTAGGCGAACCACATGGATTTTATCTAATCAGAGCTTGGCGTGGAATGTTTGACTTTATTGAGCCGGCAGTCGGAAGTGTTTTCCTAGCAACGTTAATAATACTGGGTTTAACTCCGGTCTTTGCTGATGAATATAGTAAAAGAACTGCTCATTTAATTTTGGCAACCAAACATGGGAAACGAAAAATCGTTACAACAAAGGTCATGGCAGCTTTAACTTATTTATTTGTTGTATTTAGCCTCTTACATATTGTCAATCTATTACTCCAGGTGATTAAATTTGGAGGGATACAAGGGGGGCAGGGACCTATGCAGAACCTGCCAGGCGGTATGTTGTTCAATCAGAATTATGGACTTTCACCGTATGCTTTGGAAGTGTGGCAGTTTTACGCAGTTACTTTAACTTTTCAAATTTTTGCGGGAGTTGCCTTGGGGCTCTTAGTCCTGTTACTTTCGATTTTGACCAAAAATTCTATGATGACTTTCTTTATAAGTGGAGCTGTCCTAGCAATCCCAATGATGATCAAACAAGTCGGCTTTGAACAAGGAATTCTAAAATATATCACATATTTTAATTATTTAGAGATAATGATGGTAGTTGACTTGTTTGAACAGTTTAAAGCCTATCAAGTTTTGGGATATCCAATTCTTTACCCTCATATGAGTCTAGCGATATTTAGTGTCATAACAATCATTGTGGTAGTTTTCATCTATCATCGTTTTAGGCATCAACAAGTAAATTTTTAA
- a CDS encoding transposase encodes MAKKNKAFKFRLYPTEKQLTLLKKTFGCVRFVYNKMLNDRIENYEQFKENKDELLKHKHPTPAKYKKEYPFLKEVDSLSLANAQMNLDKAYKSFFKKNAKFPKFKSRKHKQTYTTNVVNGNIEILEGHIKLPKMRWVKLKQHREIPVTHQLKSVTISMTSSGKVYASVLTEFEETVEKVEPKNVVGLDFSMTDLYVTSDGERANYPRFYRQSLEKLAKEQRVLSRRKKGSNRWYKQKKKITKLQEKTANQRRDFLHKKSYALANNYDAVVVEDLNMKGMSKALKFGKSVLDNGWGMFTTFLKYKFEDRGKAFIKINKWFPSSKTCSRCGEVKEQLSLSERIYKCSCGHEADRDENAAKNIENEGKRLLSETK; translated from the coding sequence ATGGCTAAAAAGAACAAAGCATTCAAATTTCGATTATATCCAACAGAAAAGCAGTTGACTCTATTGAAGAAAACCTTTGGTTGCGTACGTTTTGTGTACAACAAAATGCTGAATGATAGAATCGAAAATTACGAACAGTTCAAAGAGAATAAGGATGAATTATTGAAGCATAAACATCCTACGCCAGCTAAATACAAAAAGGAATATCCATTTTTGAAAGAAGTAGATAGCCTTTCTTTGGCAAACGCTCAAATGAACTTAGACAAAGCCTATAAATCTTTCTTCAAAAAGAATGCAAAGTTTCCAAAATTCAAGAGCAGAAAACATAAACAAACATATACAACTAATGTTGTGAACGGGAATATTGAAATTTTGGAAGGTCATATCAAGTTACCTAAAATGAGATGGGTCAAACTTAAACAACACAGAGAAATACCAGTAACACACCAATTGAAATCTGTAACAATTTCGATGACTAGTTCTGGAAAGGTCTATGCATCTGTTCTGACTGAATTTGAAGAAACTGTGGAAAAAGTCGAACCGAAAAACGTTGTTGGTTTGGATTTTTCAATGACTGATTTGTACGTGACAAGTGATGGTGAGAGAGCCAATTACCCTCGCTTCTATCGTCAATCTCTCGAAAAATTAGCAAAAGAACAGCGTGTTTTGTCACGCCGTAAAAAGGGCTCCAATCGTTGGTATAAACAAAAGAAGAAAATAACGAAACTACAAGAAAAAACCGCCAATCAACGTCGTGATTTTCTTCATAAAAAGAGCTATGCTTTAGCTAATAATTACGATGCCGTTGTTGTTGAAGACCTTAATATGAAGGGCATGTCAAAGGCTCTAAAATTTGGGAAAAGCGTGCTAGATAACGGTTGGGGTATGTTCACTACATTCTTAAAGTACAAATTTGAGGACCGAGGGAAGGCATTTATCAAGATTAATAAATGGTTCCCTTCTTCAAAGACGTGTTCAAGATGTGGCGAAGTCAAAGAACAACTATCACTTTCCGAAAGAATATATAAGTGTTCTTGTGGTCATGAAGCTGACCGTGACGAAAATGCTGCAAAAAATATTGAAAACGAAGGAAAAAGACTACTTTCAGAAACGAAATAG
- a CDS encoding DUF4179 domain-containing protein codes for MSKVGWFDDQVGFGKVVNLSTVDNNIEFTITHVSADEEETILYFQIKDLENNHNFFIDYASFHVDEIMLGTFARGNIINMDIEDDGVSKGKLHLLPLLTEEETIRLELNEVFWFADEKIQPYSMEWFDEKNRSVVEGNWKLDIPVKKDRPVTYDLNETMEVHGKTIEFTEMVVSPTRTTLTYQYQRDQSNQNNFFIRLSHLEVNKDFCQFVIIKVLHLTTFFQRQFTRIAYIMICLKI; via the coding sequence ATGTCAAAAGTAGGCTGGTTTGATGATCAAGTAGGTTTCGGGAAGGTTGTGAATCTATCTACCGTTGATAATAATATTGAATTTACGATTACTCATGTTTCCGCAGATGAAGAAGAGACTATTTTATATTTCCAAATCAAAGATCTAGAAAACAATCATAATTTTTTCATAGATTATGCTAGTTTTCATGTTGACGAAATCATGTTAGGTACTTTTGCAAGAGGGAATATAATCAATATGGATATAGAAGACGATGGTGTTAGCAAAGGGAAACTGCATCTACTTCCATTATTAACGGAAGAAGAAACAATTAGACTAGAGCTTAATGAAGTATTTTGGTTTGCTGATGAAAAAATTCAACCATATTCAATGGAGTGGTTTGATGAAAAAAATCGTAGTGTTGTTGAAGGAAACTGGAAACTAGATATCCCCGTCAAAAAAGATCGACCCGTAACCTATGATTTAAATGAAACGATGGAAGTCCATGGGAAAACGATTGAATTCACAGAAATGGTCGTAAGTCCAACAAGGACAACGTTAACCTATCAATACCAACGAGATCAGAGTAATCAAAATAACTTTTTTATCCGACTTTCACATCTAGAAGTGAATAAGGATTTTTGCCAATTCGTTATTATCAAAGTACTTCATCTGACCACCTTTTTTCAGAGACAGTTTACACGGATAGCATATATTATGATCTGCCTAAAGATCTAA